A genomic region of Equus caballus isolate H_3958 breed thoroughbred chromosome 1, TB-T2T, whole genome shotgun sequence contains the following coding sequences:
- the CBLN3 gene encoding cerebellin-3: MLGAKRHWAPGPSLSLGLPLALLLLSLEAGWAQEGAEPVLLEGECLVVCEPGRAAAGGPGGAALGEAPPGRVAFAAVRSHHHEPAGEINNGTSGAIYFDQVLVNEGGGFDRASGSFVAPVRGVYSFRFHVVKVYNRQTVQVSLMLNTWPVISAFANDPDVTREAATSSVLLPLDPGDRVSLRLRRGNLLGGWKYSSFSGFLIFPL; encoded by the exons ATGCTGGGAGCAAAGCGACACTGGGCACCAGGTCCCTCACTCAGCCTTGGGCTGCCCTTGGCGCTGCTGCTTCTGTCCCTGGAGGCTGGGTGGGCCCAGGAGGGGGCAGAGCCGGTTCTATTGGAGGGTGAGTGCCTGGTGGTCTGTGAACCGGGCCGAGCTGCTGCTGGGGGCCCCGGGGGAGCAGCCCTGGGAGAGGCACCCCCTGGAAGAGTCGCATTTGCTGCAGTCCGGAGCCACCACCATGAGCCGGCAGGGGAAATCAACAACGGCACTAGTGGGGCCATCTACTTCGACCAG GTCCTAGTGAACGAGGGCGGTGGCTTTGACCGGGCCTCAGGCTCCTTCGTGGCTCCTGTCCGGGGCGTCTACAGCTTCCGGTTCCATGTGGTGAAGGTGTACAACCGCCAAACCGTCCAG GTGAGCCTGATGCTGAACACATGGCCTGTCATCTCAGCCTTTGCCAACGACCCTGACGTGACCCGGGAGGCAGCCACCAGCTCTGTGCTACTGCCCCTGGACCCCGGGGACCGGGTGTCCCTGCGCCTGCGTCGGGGGAACCTGCTGGGTGGCTGGAAATATTCAAGTTTTTCTGGCTTCCTCATTTTCCCACTCTGA
- the KHNYN gene encoding protein KHNYN isoform X2, with protein sequence MPTWGAGSPSPDRFAVCAEAEAKVRERQPHVERIFSVRMSVLPKDCPENPHIWLQLEGPKENASRAKEYLKGLCSPELQNEIHYPPKLHCIFLGAQGFFLDCLAWSTSAHLVPGAPGSLLVSGLTEAFVMAQSRVEELVERLSWDFRPGPAPGAGVLRDFSALLPAQGDAHREALLQLPLAVQEELLSLVREAARGQGPQPLPSWNVGSPGPLGAQHQGVRALLSEGRESLDTGPMGLQGSRGERHVVEMEGGKQAGLREMDLGWKELPGEEAWEREVAFRSQSWGGEAGQAGPLKGKALGKEEAPQERGRFCVQGEPPGAQGPYQRVAPLRGASLLQRLHNGKASPPRVPSPPPAPEPPWHCGDRGDRGDRGDKQPVVARGRGSPWKRGTRGGNLVTGTQRFQEALQDPFTLCLANVPGQPDLRHIVIDGSNVAMVHGLQHHFSSRGIAIAVQYFWDRGHRDITVFVPQWRFSKDSKVREGHYLQKLYSLSLLSLTPSRVMDGKRISSYDDRVLFHSFTLLENTKEDKLQVLLVVGYGTPPQRGLTSGAMSVPRI encoded by the exons ATGCCTACCTGGGGGGCTGGCTCGCCGTCCCCTGACCGCTTTGCGGTGTGTGCGGAGGCCGAGGCCAAGGTGCGGGAGCGGCAACCCCACGTGGAGCGCATCTTCAGCGTGAGGATGAGTGTCCTCCCGAAGGACTGTCCCGAGAACCCTCACATCTGGCTGCAGCTGGAGGGCCCCAAGGAGAACGCCAGCAGAGCCAAG GAGTACCTGAAGGGTCTCTGTAGCCCGGAGCTGCAGAATGAAATCCACTACCCACCCAAACTGCACTGCATCTTCCTGGGAGCCCAGGGCTTCTTCCTGGATTGCTTGGCCTGGAGCACGTCAGCACACCTCGTGCCTGGGGCACCCGGCTCGCTGCTGGTCAGTGGCCTGACTGAGGCCTTCGTCATGGCTCAGAGCCGAGTGGAGGAGCTGGTGGAACGGCTGAGCTGGGACTTCcggccagggccagcccctggagccGGAGTGCTAAGAGACTTCTCTGCCTTGCTGCCGGCCCAGGGGGACGCCCACAGAGAGGCCCTGCTGCAGCTGCCCCTGGCTGTCCAGGAGGAGCTGCTGAGCCTGGTGCGGGAGGCAGCCAGGGGGCAGGGGCCCCAACCACTCCCTTCCTGGAATGTGGGAAGCCCAGGCCCACTGGGTGCTCAGCACCAGGGAGTAAGAGCTCTTCTGAGTGAAGGCAGGGAGTCTCTGGACACTGGACCTATGGGGCTGCAAGGGTCAAGGGGGGAGAGACATGTTGTGGAGATGGAGGGGGGCAAGCAGGCTGGTCTCAGGGAGATGGATTTGGGGTGGAAAGAGCTGCCTGGGGAAGAGGCCTGGGAGAGAGAAGTGGCCTTCAGGTCCCAGTcatggggaggagaggcagggcaggcagggcccCTGAAAGGGAAggccctggggaaggaggaggcgcCTCAGGAAAGAGGAAGGTTCTGTGTCCAGGGGGAGCCTCCTGGTGCCCAAGGTCCCTATCAGAGGGTAGCTCCGCTCCGGGGGGCCTCCCTCCTGCAGCGGCTCCACAATGGGAAAGCCTCACCTCCAAGAGTGCCCAGCCCCCCACCTGCTCCCGAACCCCCATGGCACTGTGGCGACCGAGGAGACCGAGGAGACAGGGGAGACAAGCAGCCCGTCGTGGCTCGAGGTCGGGGGTCTCCATGGAAACGAGGCACCCGGGGGGGCAACTTGGTGACTGGCACACAGCGTTTCCAGGAGGCCCTACAGGACCCTTTCACCCTGTGCCTTGCCAATGTGCCTGGCCAGCCGGACCTCCGCCATATTGTCATTGATGGCAGCAACGTGGCCATGGT TCACGGCCTCCAGCACCACTTCTCCAGCCGGGGCATTGCCATTGCTGTGCAGTACTTCTGGGACCGTGGCCACCGCGACATAACTGTCTTTGTGCCTCAGTGGCGTTTCAGTAAGGATTCCAAGGTCAGAG AGGGTCACTACCTGCAGAAGCTGTACTCCCTCAGCCtgctctccctcactccctcccgaGTCATGGATGGCAAGAGGATCTCCTCCTATGATGACAG GGTCCTCTTCCATTCATTCACCCTCCTCGAGAATACAAAAGAAGATAAG ttgcaggtccttctagttgtgggatatgggacgccgcctcaacgtggcctgacgagtggtgccatgtccgtgcccaggatctga